A genomic window from Bacillota bacterium includes:
- a CDS encoding PAS domain S-box protein: protein MMRNCINLQLINTGMTPSAVESLGIIKNSHEIWRRGVVVQRLVNDEQFTALMDFLSHAIILVDSQAQVVSVNKAAEGLFNLTNDSVVGKPVTEIGVISPLVEVLTTCDPLELRREHHRDKILMANHLPLYQDNALVGAVSSYVDVTAEDHLEQRLIRLQGAGKVLDAILENSNDGIWVLDGSGKVLMVSKSWEAFTGIKREELLGRSVYDVVKEGHISDSAALHVMSECEKNSTIYQTRTGKRLLDTSVPVFDKHGNIWRIISNVRDVTELEEVKSKLEKAEGNARRIEEELRLLRKLEFEKDELMVVQSEVMRDIVDQTTHIARTDVPVLLLGESGVGKSVLARLIHTYSQRAEGPFIRFNCGTLPEDLVEAELFGKKSKIGVFELANKGTLFLDEISELPILLQNKVLQAINSQVIERTDGTVVGDLNVRVIAATNKDLEAKIKQKEFNKDFYYTLNTISILVPPLRKRQEDITPLANHFLQFFNKKYKMAKIFAPGAISVMNYYDWPENVRELKQVIERSIVTIPGRIIRGKHLPIQRDIENGTQQELPLLDRARQDVERKLINEALKRFGSSYKAARALGVTQPTIVRKAKKYNIKWDNQKQ, encoded by the coding sequence GTGATGCGAAATTGCATTAATTTACAGCTTATTAATACAGGAATGACTCCAAGTGCTGTCGAATCGTTGGGTATAATTAAAAATTCCCACGAAATATGGAGGCGAGGAGTTGTGGTGCAGCGTCTCGTAAATGATGAACAATTTACGGCTTTGATGGACTTTTTAAGCCATGCCATTATTCTTGTTGATTCTCAGGCGCAGGTAGTAAGCGTTAATAAGGCTGCAGAAGGGTTATTCAATCTCACTAATGATTCAGTAGTTGGAAAGCCGGTTACTGAAATTGGTGTTATATCACCCTTGGTTGAAGTTTTGACCACTTGTGACCCACTGGAACTGCGTCGTGAACATCACAGGGATAAGATTTTGATGGCCAACCATTTGCCTCTCTATCAGGATAATGCCTTGGTAGGAGCTGTAAGTTCTTATGTCGATGTAACCGCTGAAGATCACTTAGAACAGCGGCTGATACGTCTTCAAGGTGCCGGCAAAGTTTTAGATGCAATCTTAGAAAACTCCAATGACGGCATCTGGGTACTCGACGGCAGTGGAAAAGTTTTAATGGTCAGCAAATCCTGGGAAGCTTTTACTGGGATTAAGCGTGAGGAATTGTTAGGCAGATCAGTATATGACGTTGTTAAAGAAGGGCATATTTCCGACTCAGCGGCATTACATGTTATGAGCGAATGTGAAAAAAACAGTACTATCTACCAAACACGAACTGGAAAGCGCTTGCTGGATACATCAGTGCCGGTCTTTGATAAACATGGAAATATATGGAGAATAATTAGCAACGTACGCGATGTTACTGAACTAGAAGAAGTGAAAAGTAAATTAGAGAAAGCTGAGGGCAACGCTAGAAGGATTGAAGAAGAGCTTAGGCTTTTGCGTAAGCTAGAATTCGAAAAAGATGAATTGATGGTTGTTCAAAGTGAAGTTATGCGTGACATAGTGGATCAAACCACACATATTGCCAGGACAGATGTACCGGTATTACTTCTTGGAGAATCCGGTGTTGGTAAAAGTGTATTGGCAAGGCTTATTCACACTTATAGCCAGCGTGCGGAAGGTCCCTTTATCAGGTTTAACTGCGGCACATTGCCGGAAGATTTAGTAGAGGCTGAGCTTTTCGGTAAAAAAAGTAAAATTGGTGTGTTTGAATTAGCGAATAAAGGTACATTGTTTCTGGATGAGATATCAGAGTTACCGATACTGCTTCAGAACAAAGTGCTGCAAGCAATAAACAGTCAAGTAATAGAACGTACAGATGGAACTGTAGTCGGTGACCTTAATGTCCGTGTTATTGCCGCCACAAATAAAGATCTAGAAGCGAAAATAAAACAAAAAGAGTTTAATAAAGACTTTTATTATACCCTAAATACTATCTCCATTTTAGTTCCTCCGTTGAGGAAAAGACAAGAAGACATTACACCTCTGGCCAATCACTTTTTACAGTTTTTTAATAAAAAGTATAAAATGGCTAAAATATTTGCTCCTGGTGCTATTAGTGTGATGAATTACTACGATTGGCCTGAAAATGTTCGTGAGTTAAAACAGGTTATAGAAAGATCAATAGTTACGATTCCCGGAAGAATTATCCGTGGAAAACATCTTCCGATACAAAGGGACATTGAAAATGGTACTCAACAAGAATTACCTCTTCTTGACAGAGCACGGCAAGATGTTGAACGCAAACTAATCAATGAGGCTCTGAAACGTTTTGGTAGTTCATACAAAGCAGCCAGAGCATTGGGAGTCACTCAGCCCACAATTGTTCGAAAAGCAAAAAAATATAACATTAAATGGGATAATCAAAAACAATAG